One Campylobacter concisus DNA segment encodes these proteins:
- a CDS encoding Dps family protein, with product MSKVVLQLNVIQADANALYIKFHDLHWNVKGIQFFSVHEYTEKAYEDMSEIFDDAAERALMLGGRPIVKAEELAKVTHIKHEPKEIYTPTEVLEIVLADYKHLLGEFKKLDELAEGDTTTQMYAQDQIAKFEKAIWMLNATLSK from the coding sequence ATGTCAAAAGTTGTTTTACAATTAAATGTTATTCAGGCTGATGCAAATGCACTTTATATTAAATTTCACGATCTTCATTGGAATGTAAAAGGTATTCAATTTTTTAGCGTTCATGAATACACAGAAAAGGCTTACGAAGATATGAGTGAGATATTTGACGATGCAGCTGAGAGAGCTCTTATGCTTGGTGGTAGACCTATAGTTAAGGCTGAAGAGCTAGCAAAAGTTACTCATATCAAACACGAGCCAAAAGAAATTTACACTCCAACAGAGGTTTTAGAGATTGTCTTGGCTGATTATAAACACCTTTTGGGCGAGTTTAAAAAGCTTGACGAGCTTGCAGAAGGTGATACAACAACTCAAATGTATGCACAAGATCAAATCGCAAAATTTGAAAAAGCCATCTGGATGCTAAACGCAACACTTAGTAAATAA
- the fusA gene encoding elongation factor G: protein MAERKTPLHKVRNIGIAAHIDAGKTTTSERILFFTGMSHKIGEVHDGAATMDWMEQEKERGITITSAATTAFWKGYQINLIDTPGHVDFTIEVERSMRVLDGAVSVFCSVGGVQPQSETVWRQANKYHVPRIVFVNKMDRIGANFFRVEEQIRERLKANPIPIQIPIGAEDNFRGVVDLVRMKAYVWNDDKKPTDYVEEEIPAEVKDKAEEYRAKLIEAVSETDDSLMEKFFAGEELTEEEIKKGIKAGCLRMTITPMLCGTAFKNKGIQPLLDAVVDYLPAPDEIEAIKGVYEDGTEVTVDSTDDGEFAALAFKIMTDPFVGQLTFIRVYRGSLESGSYAYNTVQDNKERIGRLLKMHSNKREEISELFAGEIGAVVGLKNTLTGDTLASEKDKVILERMDFPDPVISVAVEPKTKADQEKMAIALQKLAQEDPSFRVSTDEESGQTIISGMGELHLEIIVDRMLREFKVDAEVGQPQVAYRETIRKTVEQEYKYAKQSGGRGQYGHVFLRIEPLSAASGFEFVNDIKGGVVPKEYIPAVEKGCKEALQSGVLAGYPVEDVKVTLFDGSYHEVDSSEMAFKLAASMGFKEGARKAGAVILEPMMKVEVETPEEYMGDVIGDLNKRRGQVNSMDDRSGIKIIAAYCPLAQMFGYSTDLRSMTQGRATYSMEFDHYEEVPKNVSEEIIKKRNG from the coding sequence ATGGCAGAGAGAAAAACGCCTTTACATAAGGTAAGAAATATCGGTATTGCGGCTCACATTGATGCTGGAAAGACAACTACTAGTGAGAGAATTTTATTCTTTACCGGCATGAGCCATAAAATAGGTGAGGTTCATGATGGTGCTGCTACCATGGACTGGATGGAACAAGAAAAAGAGCGTGGTATTACTATTACTTCAGCTGCAACTACGGCATTTTGGAAGGGTTATCAAATAAACCTAATTGACACTCCGGGACACGTTGACTTTACTATCGAAGTTGAGCGTTCTATGCGTGTTCTTGACGGTGCTGTTTCAGTATTTTGTTCTGTTGGTGGTGTTCAACCACAATCAGAAACTGTTTGGAGACAAGCAAATAAATATCACGTACCAAGAATCGTTTTTGTTAATAAAATGGATAGAATAGGTGCAAATTTCTTTAGAGTTGAAGAGCAGATTAGGGAAAGACTAAAAGCAAACCCAATACCTATTCAAATTCCTATAGGTGCTGAGGATAACTTTAGAGGTGTGGTTGACCTTGTAAGAATGAAAGCTTACGTTTGGAATGATGATAAAAAACCAACTGATTATGTTGAAGAAGAAATTCCAGCTGAAGTTAAAGATAAGGCTGAAGAATACCGTGCAAAACTAATCGAAGCTGTTTCTGAGACAGATGATAGCTTGATGGAGAAATTCTTTGCAGGCGAAGAACTAACTGAAGAAGAGATTAAAAAAGGTATTAAAGCAGGTTGCTTAAGAATGACTATTACACCTATGCTTTGTGGTACTGCGTTTAAGAACAAAGGTATCCAGCCTTTACTTGATGCTGTAGTTGATTATCTGCCAGCTCCTGATGAGATTGAAGCAATCAAAGGCGTTTATGAAGATGGTACTGAAGTAACTGTTGATAGTACTGATGATGGCGAATTTGCTGCTCTTGCGTTTAAAATCATGACTGACCCATTTGTTGGACAGCTAACATTTATTCGTGTATATAGAGGAAGCCTTGAAAGTGGTAGCTATGCTTACAACACAGTTCAAGACAATAAAGAGAGAATTGGCCGTCTATTAAAAATGCACTCAAATAAGCGCGAAGAAATTTCAGAGCTTTTTGCTGGTGAGATCGGTGCTGTTGTTGGTCTTAAAAATACTCTAACTGGCGATACTTTGGCTAGCGAAAAAGATAAAGTTATCTTAGAGAGAATGGATTTCCCAGATCCGGTTATCAGCGTTGCTGTTGAGCCAAAAACAAAAGCTGATCAAGAGAAGATGGCGATAGCTCTTCAAAAACTAGCTCAAGAAGATCCAAGCTTTAGAGTTAGCACAGATGAAGAGAGCGGACAGACTATCATTAGCGGTATGGGTGAGCTTCACTTGGAAATTATTGTCGATCGTATGCTTCGCGAATTTAAAGTCGATGCTGAAGTTGGTCAACCACAAGTTGCTTACCGCGAGACTATCCGCAAGACAGTTGAGCAAGAGTATAAATACGCTAAACAATCAGGCGGCCGTGGTCAGTATGGTCACGTATTCCTACGTATCGAGCCACTTTCAGCTGCTAGCGGATTTGAGTTTGTTAACGACATCAAAGGTGGTGTTGTTCCAAAAGAATACATTCCAGCTGTTGAAAAGGGTTGTAAAGAGGCACTTCAAAGTGGTGTTCTTGCCGGCTATCCAGTTGAAGACGTCAAAGTTACACTATTTGATGGCAGCTACCACGAAGTTGACTCATCTGAGATGGCGTTTAAACTTGCTGCTTCAATGGGCTTTAAAGAGGGTGCTAGAAAAGCAGGTGCTGTTATTCTTGAACCTATGATGAAGGTTGAAGTTGAGACTCCAGAAGAGTATATGGGTGACGTTATCGGTGACCTTAACAAGCGCCGTGGTCAAGTAAACTCAATGGATGATAGAAGTGGCATCAAGATTATCGCTGCTTACTGCCCACTAGCACAAATGTTTGGTTATTCAACAGACCTTCGCTCAATGACACAAGGTCGTGCGACTTACTCTATGGAATTTGACCACTACGAAGAAGTTCCTAAAAACGTAAGTGAAGAGATCATTAAAAAGAGAAATGGCTAG
- the rpoC gene encoding DNA-directed RNA polymerase subunit beta': MKLTNLKPVEIKEEHRPRDFEAFQLRLASPEKIKSWSYGEVKKPETINYRTLKPERDGLFCAKIFGPIRDYECLCGKYKKMRYKGIKCEKCGVEVTTSKVRRSRMGHIELVTPVAHIWYVNFLPSRIGALLGIKMKDLERVLYYEAYIVDNAGEAYYDNENSKKVEKYDVLNEEQYQSLASRYEETGFTARMGGEVIYDMLAELDLMEILNQLKEEMESTNSEAKKKTIVKRLKVIESFLNSGNRPEWMMITNLPVLPPDLRPLVSLDGGKFAVSDVNDLYRRVINRNSRLKRLLELDAPEIIIRNEKRMLQEAVDALFDNGRRANAVKGANKRPLKSLSEIIKGKQGRFRQNLLGKRVDFSGRSVIVVGPKLKMDQCGLPKKMALELFKPHLLARLEEKGYATTVKQAKKMIEDKTNEVWECLEEVVKDYPVMLNRAPTLHKLSIQAFHPVLVEGKAIQLHPLVCAAFNADFDGDQMAVHVPLSQEAIAECKILMLSSMNILLPASGKAITVPSQDMVLGIYYLSLERNDEKGANKIFSSVDEVMIAEEANTLGLHAKIKTMVDNKIIFTTAGRLILRAILPDFVPENMWNKIMKKKDIANLVDYVYRNGGLEVTADFLDKLKNLGFRYATKAGISISIADIIVPDSKQKYIDEAKKKVREIQKQYGAGLLTDSERYNKIIDIWTDTNNSVASEMMKLIQNDKGGFNSIYMMADSGARGSAAQIRQLAGMRGLMAKPDGSIIETPIISNFREGLNIMEYFNSTHGARKGLADTALKTANAGYLTRKLIDVAQNVKVTMHDCGTHEGVEITDITESGELIESLEERVLGRVLADDVIDPITNEILFSEGTLLDEEKARAITEAGIKSVSIRTPITCKAPKGVCAKCYGLNLGEGKLVKPGEAVGIISAQSIGEPGTQLTLRTFHIGGTASTEQQDRQVIAQKEGFIRYYNLSTYENNGKKIVANRRSAAVLLVEPKIKSTIDGKIEIEYAHEDVNIVIKGKKEEVKYTIRRNDLAKPNELAGVSGKIEGKMYIPYVSGDKVKENESIVEIIKEGWNIPNRIPYASELKISDGDPVTRKILADANGVVKFFILKGDYLDRVKDIKKGHKVTEKGFFVVVSDKDGREAVRHYIPRNSIIQVSDNDAVERATVVSLPEKDDKLIIAEWDPYSTPTIAEEAGVVSFEDIEPGYSATEQADEATGQRRLVINEYLPSGVKPAIIIATKKGNLIKYPLDPKTAIFVSSGDEVAQADILAKTPKAVAKSKDITGGLPRVSELFEARRPKNTAIVAEIDGVVRFDKPLRSKERIIIQAEDGTTAEYLIEKSRQIQVRDGEFVHAGEKLTDGLISSHDILRILGEKALHYYLISEIQQVYRRQGVAIADKHIEIIVSQMLRQVKIVDSGNTNFIVGDMVSRNKFKEENERIMNMGGEPAIAEPILLGVTRAAIGSDSVISAASFQETTKVLTEASIAAKFDYLEDLKENVILGRMIPVGTGFYKDKKVKIKEN, translated from the coding sequence ATGAAACTAACTAATTTAAAACCAGTTGAGATAAAAGAAGAGCATAGACCTCGTGATTTTGAAGCTTTTCAACTTCGTTTAGCAAGTCCTGAGAAGATAAAATCTTGGAGTTACGGCGAGGTTAAAAAGCCAGAAACTATCAACTACCGCACACTAAAGCCTGAGCGTGATGGATTGTTTTGTGCGAAAATTTTTGGACCGATCCGTGACTACGAGTGCCTTTGTGGTAAATATAAAAAGATGCGTTATAAGGGTATCAAATGCGAAAAGTGCGGTGTTGAAGTAACGACATCTAAAGTACGCCGCTCTCGCATGGGTCACATTGAGCTTGTAACTCCAGTGGCTCACATCTGGTATGTAAATTTCTTGCCAAGCCGTATTGGTGCACTTCTTGGTATTAAGATGAAGGATCTTGAGCGCGTACTTTACTATGAGGCATACATTGTTGATAATGCTGGCGAGGCTTATTACGACAATGAAAATTCTAAAAAAGTTGAAAAATACGACGTTTTAAATGAAGAGCAATATCAAAGCCTAGCTTCAAGATATGAAGAGACTGGTTTTACAGCTAGAATGGGTGGTGAGGTCATCTATGACATGCTAGCCGAGCTTGATTTGATGGAAATTTTAAATCAACTAAAAGAAGAGATGGAGTCTACAAATTCTGAGGCCAAGAAAAAGACTATCGTAAAACGCCTAAAAGTTATCGAGAGCTTTTTAAATTCAGGCAACCGCCCAGAGTGGATGATGATAACAAATTTACCAGTTCTTCCACCTGATCTTAGACCGCTAGTCAGCCTTGATGGTGGTAAATTTGCTGTTTCAGACGTAAACGACCTATATCGTCGCGTAATAAACAGAAATAGCCGTCTAAAACGTCTACTTGAGCTTGACGCACCTGAGATCATTATAAGAAATGAAAAGAGAATGCTTCAAGAGGCTGTTGATGCGCTATTTGATAATGGCCGCAGAGCAAATGCAGTAAAAGGTGCAAATAAGCGCCCACTAAAATCACTAAGCGAGATTATCAAAGGTAAGCAAGGCCGCTTCCGTCAGAATTTGCTAGGTAAGCGTGTTGACTTCTCTGGACGTTCTGTTATTGTTGTTGGTCCAAAGCTAAAGATGGATCAGTGTGGTCTTCCAAAGAAAATGGCTCTAGAACTATTTAAACCACATTTGCTTGCTCGCCTTGAAGAAAAAGGCTATGCAACAACTGTTAAGCAAGCTAAAAAGATGATAGAAGATAAGACAAATGAGGTTTGGGAGTGCCTAGAAGAGGTCGTTAAAGACTATCCAGTTATGCTAAACCGTGCTCCAACACTTCACAAGCTTTCTATCCAAGCGTTTCACCCAGTGCTTGTTGAGGGCAAGGCGATCCAGCTTCATCCATTAGTTTGTGCTGCATTCAACGCGGACTTTGACGGCGACCAAATGGCTGTTCACGTGCCACTATCACAAGAGGCTATCGCTGAGTGCAAAATTTTGATGCTTAGCTCAATGAACATCTTGCTTCCTGCAAGTGGTAAGGCTATCACAGTTCCTTCACAAGATATGGTTTTAGGAATTTATTATTTAAGCCTAGAGAGAAATGACGAAAAAGGTGCAAATAAAATTTTCTCAAGCGTTGATGAAGTAATGATCGCTGAAGAGGCTAATACCCTTGGTCTTCACGCTAAAATCAAAACAATGGTTGATAACAAGATCATCTTTACAACAGCTGGTCGCTTGATCTTAAGAGCGATACTTCCTGATTTTGTCCCTGAAAATATGTGGAATAAGATCATGAAGAAAAAAGACATTGCAAATTTGGTTGATTATGTTTATAGAAATGGCGGCCTTGAAGTAACGGCCGATTTCCTTGATAAGCTTAAAAATTTAGGCTTTAGATATGCTACAAAAGCGGGAATTTCTATCTCTATTGCTGATATCATCGTGCCTGATAGCAAGCAAAAATATATTGACGAAGCTAAGAAAAAAGTTCGTGAAATTCAAAAGCAATACGGCGCTGGTCTTTTAACAGACAGTGAGAGATACAACAAGATCATTGATATCTGGACAGATACAAACAACAGCGTTGCAAGCGAGATGATGAAACTTATTCAAAACGATAAAGGTGGATTTAACTCAATTTATATGATGGCAGACTCAGGTGCGAGAGGTAGTGCAGCACAAATTCGCCAGCTAGCTGGTATGCGTGGTCTTATGGCAAAACCTGATGGCTCAATTATTGAAACACCGATCATTTCAAACTTCCGTGAAGGTCTAAATATAATGGAGTACTTTAACTCTACCCACGGAGCTAGAAAGGGTCTTGCAGATACCGCGCTAAAAACCGCTAACGCCGGTTATTTAACAAGAAAACTAATCGACGTTGCTCAAAACGTTAAAGTCACTATGCATGACTGCGGTACGCACGAGGGTGTTGAGATCACAGATATCACAGAGAGCGGCGAGCTAATAGAAAGCCTTGAAGAAAGAGTCTTGGGCCGTGTTTTAGCAGATGATGTGATCGATCCTATAACAAATGAAATTTTATTTAGCGAAGGCACTCTACTTGATGAAGAAAAAGCTAGAGCTATAACTGAGGCTGGTATAAAATCAGTGAGCATTAGAACGCCTATCACGTGCAAGGCACCAAAAGGCGTTTGTGCAAAATGCTACGGCTTAAACTTGGGTGAGGGCAAACTTGTAAAACCAGGTGAAGCAGTTGGTATCATTTCAGCTCAATCTATCGGTGAGCCAGGTACACAGCTAACGCTAAGAACATTCCACATCGGTGGTACGGCTTCTACTGAGCAACAAGATCGCCAAGTTATCGCTCAAAAAGAAGGCTTTATTAGATATTACAACCTTAGCACATACGAAAATAACGGTAAAAAGATCGTTGCAAATAGAAGAAGTGCGGCTGTGCTACTTGTTGAACCAAAGATTAAATCAACAATTGACGGCAAAATAGAGATCGAATATGCCCACGAAGATGTAAATATCGTGATAAAAGGTAAAAAAGAAGAGGTTAAATATACAATTAGAAGAAATGATCTTGCTAAGCCAAACGAATTAGCTGGTGTTAGCGGAAAGATCGAAGGAAAGATGTATATACCTTATGTAAGTGGCGATAAAGTAAAAGAGAATGAAAGTATCGTTGAGATCATAAAAGAGGGTTGGAATATCCCAAATCGTATCCCATACGCTAGTGAACTTAAAATTTCAGACGGAGATCCTGTAACTCGTAAAATTTTAGCCGACGCAAATGGTGTAGTTAAATTTTTCATATTAAAAGGTGATTATCTTGATAGGGTTAAAGATATCAAAAAAGGTCACAAAGTAACTGAAAAAGGTTTCTTTGTAGTTGTTTCTGATAAAGATGGACGTGAGGCGGTTCGCCATTATATCCCAAGAAATTCTATCATCCAAGTTTCTGATAATGATGCAGTTGAGAGAGCGACAGTAGTTTCGTTACCTGAAAAAGATGATAAGTTGATTATTGCTGAGTGGGATCCATACTCAACTCCAACTATTGCTGAAGAAGCCGGTGTGGTTAGTTTTGAAGATATTGAGCCAGGATACAGCGCTACTGAGCAAGCAGATGAGGCGACTGGACAAAGACGTCTTGTTATCAATGAGTATTTGCCAAGCGGTGTAAAACCTGCGATTATTATCGCTACTAAAAAAGGAAATTTAATTAAGTATCCGCTTGATCCAAAAACCGCGATCTTTGTCTCAAGTGGCGATGAAGTAGCACAGGCTGATATTTTGGCTAAGACTCCAAAAGCTGTTGCTAAGTCAAAAGATATTACCGGTGGTCTTCCAAGAGTTAGTGAGCTATTTGAAGCAAGACGTCCTAAAAATACAGCTATCGTTGCAGAGATTGATGGTGTGGTTAGATTTGATAAGCCACTTCGCTCAAAAGAGCGCATAATTATCCAAGCCGAAGATGGCACAACTGCTGAGTATTTGATCGAGAAAAGTCGTCAGATACAAGTAAGAGACGGTGAATTTGTCCATGCTGGCGAGAAACTAACTGATGGGCTAATCTCAAGCCACGATATTTTAAGAATTCTTGGCGAAAAAGCGCTTCATTATTATTTGATTAGCGAGATTCAACAAGTTTATCGTCGCCAAGGTGTTGCGATCGCAGATAAACATATCGAGATCATTGTCTCTCAAATGCTTCGCCAAGTCAAAATCGTTGATAGTGGAAATACAAATTTCATAGTTGGCGATATGGTCTCAAGAAATAAATTTAAAGAAGAGAACGAGCGCATCATGAACATGGGTGGTGAGCCAGCTATTGCTGAGCCGATCTTGTTAGGCGTTACAAGAGCGGCTATTGGAAGTGATAGTGTGATCTCTGCTGCATCGTTCCAAGAGACAACTAAAGTCTTAACAGAAGCATCGATTGCTGCTAAATTTGACTATCTTGAAGATCTAAAAGAGAACGTTATCCTCGGACGTATGATCCCAGTTGGAACTGGTTTTTATAAGGATAAAAAAGTAAAAATCAAAGAAAACTAA
- the rpsG gene encoding 30S ribosomal protein S7, with protein MRRRKAPVREVLPDPIYGNKIITKFINSLMYDGKKSVATEIMYGAIKAIEKKNAEVKGIDVFNDAIENVKPILEVKSRRVGGATYQVPVEVRPARQQALAIRWLITYARKRSERTMIDKLANELLDAANSKGASFKKKEDTYKMAEANKAFAHYRW; from the coding sequence ATGAGAAGAAGAAAAGCCCCTGTAAGGGAAGTCTTACCTGATCCGATTTACGGAAATAAAATAATCACTAAATTTATTAATTCTCTTATGTATGATGGCAAAAAAAGTGTCGCTACTGAGATAATGTATGGTGCTATCAAAGCTATCGAAAAGAAAAATGCTGAAGTTAAAGGCATTGACGTTTTTAACGATGCTATTGAAAATGTAAAACCTATTTTAGAAGTTAAATCACGCCGTGTTGGTGGTGCTACTTATCAAGTACCAGTTGAGGTTCGCCCAGCTCGCCAACAAGCTCTTGCTATTCGCTGGCTTATAACTTACGCTAGAAAGAGAAGCGAAAGAACTATGATAGATAAACTAGCGAATGAGCTCTTAGATGCGGCAAACTCAAAAGGTGCATCTTTCAAGAAGAAGGAAGATACTTACAAGATGGCAGAGGCTAATAAAGCATTTGCTCACTACCGCTGGTAA
- a CDS encoding hydrogenase-4 component G, whose protein sequence is MKISQIANSYNSSSIKENVKSEISLHKDEKDISKKESEITNLTAKDISNSYFLQYQKEIVKSSSSNLLAQGSLSFNAPKNLSEILSGLDFASIGYNGKSLNELSSDEADDLISENGFFGITNTADRIASFVLNSAGDDVEKLKAGREGVAKGFEDAKKIWGGELPKISQKTIEKTLETLDKKIAELGGNVLNVSA, encoded by the coding sequence ATGAAAATTTCTCAAATCGCAAACTCATATAATAGTTCAAGTATAAAAGAAAATGTAAAATCAGAAATTTCGCTTCATAAAGATGAAAAGGATATCTCTAAAAAAGAGTCTGAAATTACAAATTTAACAGCCAAAGACATTTCAAATAGCTACTTTTTGCAGTATCAAAAAGAGATCGTTAAAAGTAGTAGTTCAAATTTATTAGCCCAAGGTAGCTTAAGCTTTAATGCACCTAAAAATTTATCAGAAATTTTATCAGGACTTGATTTTGCAAGTATCGGCTATAACGGTAAATCTTTAAACGAGCTAAGTAGTGACGAGGCAGATGATCTTATTAGCGAGAATGGATTTTTTGGTATCACAAATACGGCTGATAGGATAGCTAGCTTTGTGCTAAATAGTGCAGGCGATGACGTAGAAAAACTAAAAGCTGGTAGAGAGGGTGTGGCAAAGGGTTTTGAGGATGCGAAGAAAATTTGGGGAGGTGAGCTTCCTAAAATTTCACAAAAGACTATTGAAAAGACCCTTGAGACACTTGATAAAAAGATCGCCGAGCTTGGCGGTAACGTTTTAAATGTTTCAGCTTAA
- a CDS encoding rhodanese-like domain-containing protein, with translation MKRILLLGAVCSMLSADVKTIRVTPDVIKNYDQIVDIRTPLEWQETGIIAGAKTITFDPSQKEAFVDELSKSVDLKKPVAIICRSGRRSAAAAAIIDNADLNIINLDGGMGSLIEQGYKTTPYKK, from the coding sequence ATGAAAAGAATTTTACTTTTAGGGGCTGTTTGTTCTATGTTGTCTGCGGATGTTAAAACTATTCGAGTTACTCCAGACGTAATCAAAAATTATGATCAGATCGTTGATATCAGAACTCCACTTGAGTGGCAAGAGACTGGTATTATAGCAGGAGCAAAAACTATTACTTTTGATCCAAGCCAAAAAGAAGCATTTGTAGACGAGTTATCAAAATCAGTTGATCTCAAAAAGCCTGTTGCTATTATTTGCAGAAGTGGTAGAAGAAGTGCGGCTGCTGCGGCCATTATTGATAATGCTGATCTAAATATCATAAATTTAGATGGCGGTATGGGTAGTTTGATTGAGCAAGGCTATAAAACTACACCATATAAAAAATAA
- a CDS encoding OprD family outer membrane porin: protein MKLTKISLATLVALGAFSSVASATPLEEAIKNVDLSGFARYRYTNDKKHGEFSNTKSESGSKAGHQFKAVANFKAAIDDNFFGVIGLRYNATDNSGDNTQNDQGSQEIGTDKTNTTEPFRVHQFYLGYKAGNTTITAGKQEIGSFFTDDAIGTGVRVVNEDIEGLTLTALAFDAIEGDSVESDGELYEITSYLNDYDAGNLYAAGIAGSYDPINFQLWYASLTNLADLLAADVSANFAINDDVSLGGRVNYINTTVDKSAKAHLSKAISESNGVANYNDGNFYAGELTASLFGFDLRAGYMGWKVDNKGVTSFALEDKGSLIDVGELTLDPTWADGKANLVYGTAGYTFDKFTVGVDYIKGHIKHAAAAGENGKEKVEEITPRFAYEYSKKLTFSSYYAFKTSKFADEAKNKEDQFRFEAKYSF, encoded by the coding sequence ATGAAACTAACAAAAATTAGTTTAGCCACTTTGGTTGCTTTAGGTGCATTTTCAAGCGTAGCAAGTGCTACTCCACTTGAAGAAGCTATAAAAAATGTAGATCTTTCAGGATTTGCAAGATATAGATATACAAATGATAAAAAACACGGTGAGTTTTCTAATACAAAATCAGAGTCTGGCTCAAAAGCTGGTCATCAATTTAAAGCAGTAGCAAATTTTAAAGCTGCTATTGATGATAACTTCTTTGGCGTTATTGGTTTAAGATATAACGCTACTGATAATTCTGGTGATAATACTCAGAACGATCAAGGTAGTCAAGAAATTGGCACAGATAAAACTAATACAACTGAGCCATTTAGAGTTCATCAGTTCTATCTTGGTTATAAAGCTGGAAACACTACTATAACAGCTGGCAAACAAGAGATCGGCTCATTCTTTACAGATGACGCTATCGGTACTGGTGTAAGAGTAGTAAATGAAGACATCGAAGGACTAACACTTACTGCTTTAGCTTTTGACGCAATTGAGGGTGATAGTGTTGAAAGTGATGGCGAGTTGTATGAAATTACAAGTTATTTAAATGATTATGATGCAGGTAATCTATATGCAGCTGGTATCGCTGGTTCATATGATCCTATCAATTTCCAACTATGGTATGCTAGCCTAACAAATCTAGCTGATCTACTTGCAGCTGATGTTTCAGCAAATTTTGCTATTAATGATGATGTTAGCTTAGGAGGTAGAGTTAACTATATAAATACTACTGTAGATAAAAGTGCAAAAGCACATCTTTCTAAAGCTATAAGTGAATCTAATGGCGTTGCAAACTATAATGATGGTAACTTCTATGCTGGCGAACTTACAGCTTCACTATTTGGCTTTGATTTGAGAGCTGGTTATATGGGTTGGAAAGTTGATAATAAAGGCGTAACATCATTTGCTCTTGAAGATAAAGGTAGTCTAATAGATGTTGGTGAGCTTACACTTGATCCAACTTGGGCTGATGGAAAAGCAAACCTAGTATATGGAACAGCTGGATATACATTTGATAAATTTACAGTTGGTGTTGATTACATAAAAGGCCACATTAAACACGCTGCAGCTGCTGGCGAAAATGGCAAAGAAAAAGTTGAAGAGATTACTCCAAGATTTGCATATGAGTATAGCAAAAAGCTAACATTTAGCTCATACTATGCATTCAAAACTTCAAAATTTGCTGATGAGGCTAAAAACAAAGAAGATCAATTCAGATTTGAAGCTAAATACTCATTCTAA
- a CDS encoding DoxX family protein, whose amino-acid sequence MKNIDLGLLFIRLGLGICLFMHGFGKILHGLSGVKGILVNAGLPGFLAYFSYLGEVLAPIMLIIGFYSRVGAILVLGTSITILYSYYGFANLFALNEVNGFKSELIYLYIAISLCILLIGSGKYAVKQD is encoded by the coding sequence ATGAAAAACATTGATCTTGGACTTTTATTTATACGTTTAGGACTTGGTATCTGCCTTTTTATGCATGGTTTTGGTAAAATTTTACATGGACTTAGTGGGGTAAAAGGTATACTAGTAAATGCTGGTTTACCTGGATTTTTGGCATATTTTTCTTACCTTGGAGAGGTCTTAGCGCCAATTATGTTAATTATTGGTTTTTATTCAAGGGTAGGCGCTATCCTAGTTTTAGGTACTAGTATTACTATTTTATACTCGTACTATGGATTTGCAAATTTATTTGCATTAAATGAGGTTAATGGCTTTAAATCGGAACTTATCTATCTTTATATTGCTATTTCACTTTGTATTCTTTTGATAGGTAGTGGCAAATATGCTGTCAAACAAGACTAA
- the rpsL gene encoding 30S ribosomal protein S12 → MPTINQLVRKERKKVIVKSKSPALKECPQRRGVCTRVYTTTPKKPNSALRKVAKVRLTSGFEVISYIGGEGHNLQEHSIVLVRGGRVKDLPGVKYHIVRGALDTAGVAKRTVSRSKYGAKRPKAGAAAATKK, encoded by the coding sequence GTGCCAACCATAAATCAATTGGTCAGAAAAGAACGCAAGAAAGTGATTGTTAAGTCAAAATCTCCAGCGTTAAAAGAGTGCCCTCAAAGAAGAGGAGTTTGCACTAGGGTTTATACTACAACTCCTAAAAAACCAAACTCAGCTTTGAGGAAAGTTGCCAAAGTTAGGCTAACAAGCGGTTTTGAAGTCATCAGCTATATCGGCGGTGAAGGTCATAACCTACAAGAACACAGTATCGTTTTAGTTCGCGGTGGTAGGGTTAAAGACTTACCGGGTGTTAAATATCACATCGTTCGTGGTGCACTTGATACTGCTGGTGTTGCAAAAAGAACAGTTTCTCGTTCTAAATATGGTGCAAAACGCCCTAAAGCTGGCGCTGCAGCTGCAACAAAAAAGTAA